The genomic stretch TCTACCACACCCACCAATGTCTATTTTATGGAAGTGAGCCGCTTCACTGCTAATACGGTTAAGGCCCAGTCGTCTTGCTGGATTCTCGCCTCACTGCTAATAACCTCTGCACATATAAACCACTCTTCAAATGTCCCTCCGAGGGCTTTACCCCAGGGCAGACAGGAAGACTCACTGCTAATAGCTGGCCTACACCTGCCGTTTTGACTCGTAGCTGATGCGATTCATCAGGCAATAGTCGACAGTGTATCCATCTATCCGGGTAACGATTTCCCCAGTCAAATCGAGCAGAGCAGATGCCCTGCGTAAAATCCAATTCCGCCGCTGGCATATTTTCCGCTCCGAATCTGGAATCCTTTGGCGTCAGTGATGGATACGCCGGATATTTCGTGCCATAGGAGAAATACACCCTCCCGTACAGGCCGTCATCCCGCACTGAAAAGAACCTGCCGGAGTTGGCTCCCATGGGCAACGCCTATGAAATCGCCGTTTGGTAGCACCGGCGGGAATAACCTGCCGCCATCTCTTTTCTAAACTCCAAATGTCACCGCCTGTTCATTGCCGTGTTTCGCCGGCTCTTTATGTTCGATATCACGCTGGTGACAACCAATGCTGACTTGATCGACAAGCTTACGCAGCAAGCGATGCCGGTAATGCACATGCCAGTGAAAATCATCCCGTGGATTGCTGATGTCCATGCTCCGAGGTATGGCAGGTTCGCGAAGATCATTCGCTAGGCCCTCCCCTTACGCTCGCAGATTTGCCAGCCAAGGCTTTCATCGCCGCCCGCAGTTTCGCGCAGTCGGTTTTCGCATCGCTGAGTACATACCTCGATCCGTAGTAGGTCAGCCAGGCGGTTGCTAACCCGGCACTCAATGCGCCGATTGATCCAAGCAGTAGTTCCAGTTGTTCGCTCCCGAGCATGAGATTTACTCCTCTCAATCCTGGCTGCTTACTCCAGCCCGCAAATTTGCGCTGTGCCAATGCTCCCACCATCGCAATCAATCCCAAGGATTTAGTGCGCTCCGAATCCGCTGCCCGCCCTCTCCCTGCCCGCAGGTGCTTGCTCACTTCCGTTACACCCCTTCACCCGCTTCGCGACACAGGTTCAGGAAAACCACCCTCACACCACCTCGCTTGCTTATGGGAGTCTGACGGTTCACCTCACATAGAGAAAATCGCATTGGGGCTAGTTTCATGCGCGCCGCTCTGAAAGGCCCGCGCAACGGGCGTGTAGCGATATCCACGTCAGATGGTTGCCGTGAAGGGGTGTCGTCATCGCCGAAGGGGTGTCGTGAAGGGTGTCGTGAGGGTGTTGCGGGCCTGAAACGCCCGCCCGCTAAGGCGTCGCGGCTATTCAGCCGGGTCAGTTTGCAGCAAACGGTACTGTGAAGAGGTGTCATCATCGTCGAAGGGTGTCGTGAAGGGGTGTCGTGAAGAGGTGTTGTAGGTCGGAGCCCTTGATTTTGTTGGGCTCCACCATTTTTCGGCACAGTTCCCAGGCGACTCGCTTAATCGGACGTTGCGGGTAATCATGAGTGATGAACGCAGAAATCGAGCCGTCAACCACGCCAGCTTTCTTCACCGCAGGGACAAGCTGACGGCGGACTCGCTGAATGACCGAGCACGTTTCCCGGATCTCGGCGAGCTGGATTTCGTAGGCCCGAACGATGTTCTTCAAGGGCTCCTTGACGAATGAGAACGACGAGACCGGGTACTTGCTTCCCTGACCCTTGTTGATTGTCCGGATGACCCGCGGTTTCTTGGCTTCGCCTTCCTTGAGCCTCGGCAAAATGACTTTCGCCCATTCGATGGTGACGGCATTCGGGCTGGATTGCCGGATACGGATCACGATCGGTATGTGCCCTGGCTTACCTGCGTGCAGTGAAAGGGCTGTCTGGAAGAAAGAGTCGCGCAGCTCCTCCGCTCGGCCGACAAGGCTGGAATAGACGCGATCAAGCTCCGCTACTGCTGGGTGTTTGGGGGCTTCAGAGGGTGAGTTCATATGTTGCTCCTTTGTGGATGGGAGCATTTTGCGGGTCGACAGAGAAGGCGTGGATCGTTTTCAGACGCTAAAACGTCCTGAAAACGAAGCCCAAAGCTTTCAGGAAGGCTGATTATTACGGTGCGTCGTCATCTTGTGACCGGGTGATGCAGATATAGCGCTTGGGATTCTTTGGATGTGGGGTTTCATGTGCTGCGGGGTCATTCGCGTCGTCATCTGACGCACTTCTTTGTCATTTTTTGCTGGGAGCGGCATTCGAATGGGTAACGCCTTAGGTCTGGATATTGGTTACAGCAACGTGATTGGCGTTTTTGGCAGTGGGGATGGGCATCCGGAGTCGATTATTCGCCCTCGCAGGCCGCTCCCTTGAGCGTTCTGCCTGGGGATTCTGGGTTACGCGCTGGTGAAGTAATCGTGGAGGTTGATGGAGCGCCCTGGGTGGCATTTGCCGCGCCCGGCCGTGTTCAGGATGGACGAGAACTGCACGAGGACTACACGTCTTCGCACGCCTATGAGGCCCTGTTTAAGGGTGCTCTGCTGCATGCAGCGGGTGATAAAGACGTAATTGACTGCTTAGTAACTGGTCTTCCTGTCTCGCAGGCTCGCGATAAGGCCTATGTGGAAGCCCTAGTAAAGCGTATGACTGGGACACATCGCATTACGCCAAAGCGAGAGGTTACCGTTAAGCGAGTAGAGGTTGTTGCTCAGCCGATCGGGACTCTGACAGAGATCTACTGCAACTCAGATGCATCGGAAGTTATTGAGGAGTCAGTTTCGATCATTATCGATCCGGGATTTTTTCAGTGTTGATTGGGTCGTATTTGACCATCGCGAACTGGTAGTCAATTCCAGCAGCAGCAGCCTCAAGGCTATGTCTGTTGTACTTGAAGCGTGCAATGAAGAAATTGCGAAGGATCATGGCGGTATTCCTGGCGTAGAAAAAATTGAACATGCGCTCCAGTCGGGTAAGTCATACATCCTGATTTATGGCCGCAAGGTTGAACTTGCAGAATATCTAGAGCGTGCTGCCGAACGTGTTATCCCATCAGTTTTCACTGAGATTAAACAAGGACTTCGATTCCTGAAGGGCCGTGCTATCGACTGTGTGATCCTCGGCGGTGGGGAGCCTCATTGTATGAGCCATTTGCCAGAAAAGAATTTCCCGATGCATTGGTAGTCAAGCCCGTGAACAGCGTAAAAGCAATGCCGAAGGTTTCTGGCATATCGCACGCTCTTAATGTAAACGGGTGCGCAAGGACGCGCTGAGGAGGGAATGTGGATAAAACGATGAGACTACAATGCCGAGTCACGCCAGCGACACAAGAATTGCACGCGCATCTTGAAACTATTGACCCCGATTATCGTGGCAAAAGACTTGTTGCAATGGCAGCGCTATATCTAAGCATGATTAGTGCGACCGAAGATGCTAAAAGTAAGCAAGCAGATATTCAGCAAGACAATATTGTTGCTGATGACAAAAAAGAACAAATCAGTAATGAGCCAGTCTCTCGTCCAGTTGCCAGCTGGATAAGGGGGCAAATGTTTAATATCCGTATCAGCTCTTTTATTGCAGTATCTGCATGCATTGCCATAGGTACTTCAGTGAGCGCTAAAGCTAATGGTTTTTCATTAAAAGGAACGATGTGGGAGCGAGCGTCAATGGCCTCCGTATGCAAGCCGGACCCTCTGCTTCTATATTCACTAGCTCTAAAGGAATCTAAAACATCTGCCGGAAAAGGCATGATTGCACCTCACCCGTTTGCGCTTCGCAATGAACCTAGTGGCGCTCTGTACCCTAATACCTACATGGATGCCAAGGCTGTACTCGGCAAATATATTGCCGAAGACATCCTCACCGACATAGGGATTATGCAAATAAACTATCGTTGGAACGGAAATAGAGTAGCGCGCCCGGAGTTTCTTCTTGACCCCGAGGTGAACATCCGCGTTGGTGCTGAGATACTTTGCGAGTCGATTGCTCAATATCCTGTCGATATGCAACTTGCTATTGGTGGGTACCATACACGAAACCCAAAGCGTGAACTTGACGCACGCGAGTATGCGAGTAATGTGCTCAGCATTTGGCGTTCACTACAGCGTTTAAAGTAAGGGCAGGGACATGCGAGTTAAGATCAACGCATCGATGATACAAATGGGTCTGCGCTGGCTGACATCTGGCTTGCGGGATTTCAATGTCATTCTCGCCGAGCAGCGCTTGACTCAAAGCGATATGGTTTGGCTTTCGTCTTTGAGCGCGAACCAGCGTCAGTTGAACGCTGTAGATGCCCTTCCGTTTCTCTCTACCGTGTTCACTACAACACCCTGAAAGTCGGCAGGGGCTACCTGGACGATGAGGAATTCAGGAGATTGGCAACAAGATGGTCATGTTCATGGAGTTTTGTCATTTCTCCCGCGTCAACGAAACAAGCCCTATTCTGGCTGTAGGCCTCGACGATGTTGGGTATCGGGTGTTCGAGGCAGGATCTTTCGACTCTCGCATGATGCTGGTGAGCCGCGGCGGGTTCTCGATTGGCACCAGGTGCAACCTCAGGAAGCTGAGGATGAACCTATCATCGCCAGATGATCAACTGAGAGACGTGACCACCGTATTGCTTGGCGACCTTCGGTACTTCCTGAAGCCTGGCGTGAGTGGCATAGGCCGGGTTAAAGACTATCCGTCTACGATGCCCCTCGATGTGGTTGCGACCGAGTTGCTTCAGCAGAAGCTACAGCCAAAGCTGGTCGCGCAATGGACAGGATTGAATGCAGACGAGGTAGTACGGATGAAGCGCTCTTTGCTACGGGATACCCCCCTTGTCCAGTCCCAAAGCGGGCGAATACAGGCACCGAATAAGACACTGGCTGAAAGCCCTCTTCACAGCCTGCTCTACCTCACTGTGTACAGGCTGCTCGCCGACAATCCTCTTCGGCGGACGAATGCTCGCGCGGTGGTTGCGGCTCATCGTGAGTATGTGGAGCTGTGTAAAGCGGTTGGCGTCGAGGCCAGCGATATGATCTCCCCCTTCCAATGGCTACCAGCTCAGCAACGCAATGAAGACCGGAGACATCACTCTCACCCCGTGCAGCAAGTGCAAGGAGATCAATGCTCGTTACGCGCTCAAGCCCGGCCGATGCATCTGGTGCAACCACTGAACATCCTCTGCCAGGCCGTAGCCAGGCGGCATGCCAAGCGGACGACTTGGGTTATGGGTGAGATGCTGTAGGGTCGGAAGCATGCAAAGGCGAAAAGTGACCTTTAGGCTTTACCCCAATGTCAGCCAGCAAGAACGGCTGGACGGCTGGGTGCGCCTGCACGCCGAACTGTACAACGC from Pseudomonas poae encodes the following:
- a CDS encoding lytic transglycosylase domain-containing protein translates to MFNIRISSFIAVSACIAIGTSVSAKANGFSLKGTMWERASMASVCKPDPLLLYSLALKESKTSAGKGMIAPHPFALRNEPSGALYPNTYMDAKAVLGKYIAEDILTDIGIMQINYRWNGNRVARPEFLLDPEVNIRVGAEILCESIAQYPVDMQLAIGGYHTRNPKRELDAREYASNVLSIWRSLQRLK